In one window of Natrinema halophilum DNA:
- a CDS encoding (2Fe-2S)-binding protein — translation MHIECTINGNERSFEVSKSDLLLDVLRQNGYTGAKRGCDTGACGMCTVQIDGEPTMSCITPVVKADGATIETVEGLGTQDDLHPVQQAFVDNSALQCGFCIPGMIMRSKALLEENPSPSEAEVREALSDNLCRCTGYKKIVEAVLEASERMGEQTVAADGGYSCRCEDTGLEVDSRGETDR, via the coding sequence ATGCACATCGAATGTACAATCAACGGTAACGAACGGTCCTTCGAGGTATCGAAATCAGACCTCCTGCTCGACGTGTTGCGTCAGAACGGATACACCGGTGCTAAGCGCGGCTGTGACACCGGCGCGTGTGGAATGTGTACCGTCCAGATCGATGGAGAGCCGACGATGTCGTGTATAACGCCGGTCGTGAAGGCCGACGGTGCGACCATCGAGACGGTCGAAGGGCTCGGCACTCAGGACGATCTGCACCCGGTTCAGCAGGCGTTCGTCGACAACTCGGCGCTGCAGTGTGGATTCTGTATTCCGGGGATGATTATGCGATCGAAGGCGCTGCTGGAGGAGAACCCATCACCGAGCGAGGCTGAAGTCCGGGAGGCGCTGTCTGACAACCTCTGTCGGTGTACCGGATACAAGAAAATCGTCGAAGCGGTCCTCGAGGCATCGGAACGAATGGGTGAGCAGACGGTTGCTGCCGATGGCGGATACTCGTGTCGCTGCGAGGACACGGGACTCGAGGTCGATTCACGAGGTGAGACGGATCGATGA
- a CDS encoding xanthine dehydrogenase family protein molybdopterin-binding subunit: MSNENDPKPDGGTASHPEQDVTEFEDHPLEWDEPENNNLAPDERASVSQSAEKDDDPKLVTGQAKYTADYEKKFPDLAHAAVVRSDVPHGRVANIDTNDAEEMDGVHAVLTPWSDETPDAKYTSAGQSYPEPSPWDMNVLNEHVRYIGDPVAAIAADDAETARAAADAIEVEYEENDYVLDPEEAYSEDAPQIFGDDEVENKIVGHDYSRNRMSQIEGEIGDVDGAVDRDDVHVHETEWETIRQSHAQIEKHTTLAYTDEDDRHVLVTSTQVPNHTRRQLAHLFDIPIRDIRVSKPRVGGGFGGKQAMVVEPIPLALALAADRPVIYEATREEEFAGMRSRHPMKVRARTAVTDDGSIEAIDLYALSNTGAYGSHGMTVAGNVGSKPMPLYSKVPNARFKADIVHTNTPQTGAMRGYGAPQGTLALEGHLDEVARDLDLDPIEFRKRHYMEVGDLDEIAGMMGGEGAERRIRSCGLDECIERGMDAIGWGDIDQPDEEHRHRGIGMALSAQGTGVAGDELGAAQLMMNEDGSFHLHVGGVDIGTGADTAFIQIAAEVLGCPETDIVIKSSDTDVTPFDYGAYASSTTYISGMAVKKAAEDAKERILHWGSKLLEEPEANLETGDGEVYSEETGESVSLEEIGYEAAYGHDEREHILGKGTHCTEESPPPFAAQFADVTVDEETGEFEVNKLVVAVDCGVAINPGMAEGQVEGANHMSYEMAVSEGITFDDDGRSEVTSFGDYDWPTASETPTIESILVETHEPTGPFGAKSVAEVPTNTVPPALSNAIRETVGVRITDMPITPEKIRAALEDDE; this comes from the coding sequence ATGAGTAACGAAAACGATCCGAAGCCCGATGGTGGTACCGCATCGCACCCGGAACAGGACGTCACGGAATTCGAGGACCATCCACTCGAGTGGGACGAACCGGAGAACAACAATCTAGCCCCCGACGAACGAGCCAGCGTCTCCCAATCGGCCGAGAAAGACGACGATCCGAAACTCGTCACCGGTCAGGCGAAATACACAGCGGATTACGAGAAGAAGTTCCCGGACCTCGCACACGCCGCCGTCGTCCGTAGCGACGTTCCACACGGTCGAGTGGCGAATATCGACACGAACGACGCAGAAGAGATGGACGGCGTCCACGCCGTTCTGACGCCGTGGTCCGACGAAACCCCGGACGCGAAGTATACGAGCGCGGGTCAGTCCTACCCCGAACCGAGCCCATGGGACATGAACGTGCTCAACGAGCACGTCCGCTACATCGGCGATCCGGTCGCAGCAATCGCGGCTGACGACGCCGAGACTGCACGCGCCGCGGCCGACGCCATCGAGGTCGAATACGAGGAGAACGACTACGTACTCGATCCCGAGGAGGCATACTCCGAGGACGCCCCCCAGATATTCGGCGACGACGAGGTCGAGAACAAGATCGTCGGGCACGATTACAGCCGCAATCGGATGTCCCAGATCGAGGGCGAGATCGGTGACGTCGACGGGGCCGTCGATCGTGACGACGTCCACGTCCACGAAACCGAGTGGGAGACGATCCGACAGTCCCACGCCCAGATCGAGAAACATACCACCCTCGCGTACACCGACGAGGACGACAGACACGTACTCGTCACGAGTACGCAGGTACCCAATCACACGCGCCGACAGCTAGCTCACCTGTTCGACATCCCCATTCGGGACATTCGCGTCTCGAAGCCACGGGTCGGTGGCGGCTTCGGCGGCAAACAGGCGATGGTCGTCGAGCCGATTCCGCTCGCGCTGGCCCTCGCGGCCGACCGTCCAGTCATCTACGAAGCGACGCGCGAAGAGGAGTTCGCCGGGATGCGCTCGCGACACCCGATGAAAGTCCGAGCGCGCACCGCAGTTACCGACGATGGGTCGATCGAAGCCATCGATCTGTACGCGCTCTCGAACACGGGCGCGTACGGGAGTCACGGCATGACCGTCGCCGGAAACGTCGGTAGCAAGCCGATGCCGCTGTACTCGAAGGTTCCGAACGCGCGATTCAAAGCCGATATCGTCCACACGAACACCCCACAGACGGGGGCGATGCGTGGCTACGGCGCCCCACAGGGCACCCTCGCGCTCGAGGGACACTTAGACGAGGTGGCCCGCGATCTCGACCTCGATCCCATCGAGTTCCGCAAACGCCATTACATGGAAGTCGGCGATCTCGACGAAATCGCCGGCATGATGGGTGGCGAAGGTGCAGAGCGACGAATCCGCTCGTGCGGCCTCGACGAGTGTATCGAACGCGGTATGGACGCGATCGGATGGGGCGACATCGACCAACCGGACGAGGAGCACCGCCACCGAGGCATCGGGATGGCACTCTCCGCACAGGGGACCGGTGTCGCGGGCGACGAACTCGGTGCCGCCCAGCTCATGATGAACGAGGACGGGTCGTTCCACCTGCACGTCGGCGGCGTCGATATCGGAACCGGAGCGGACACGGCGTTCATCCAGATCGCAGCCGAAGTGCTCGGCTGTCCCGAAACGGACATCGTCATTAAATCGTCCGACACGGACGTCACGCCCTTCGACTACGGGGCGTACGCCTCCTCGACGACTTACATCAGCGGCATGGCGGTCAAAAAGGCCGCAGAGGACGCGAAAGAGCGCATCCTTCACTGGGGCTCGAAACTTCTCGAGGAACCCGAAGCGAACCTCGAGACGGGAGACGGGGAGGTCTACAGTGAAGAGACGGGTGAGAGCGTCAGCCTCGAAGAGATCGGTTACGAGGCCGCCTACGGGCACGATGAACGCGAACACATCCTCGGAAAAGGGACCCACTGCACGGAGGAGAGTCCGCCGCCGTTTGCCGCACAGTTCGCGGACGTCACCGTCGACGAAGAAACCGGCGAGTTCGAGGTCAACAAGCTCGTCGTCGCGGTCGATTGCGGGGTCGCGATCAACCCCGGCATGGCAGAGGGACAGGTCGAAGGCGCAAACCACATGAGCTACGAGATGGCGGTCAGCGAAGGCATTACGTTCGACGACGACGGCCGATCGGAGGTGACGAGTTTCGGCGACTACGACTGGCCTACGGCGTCGGAGACGCCGACGATCGAGTCGATTCTGGTCGAAACGCACGAGCCGACCGGCCCGTTCGGCGCCAAATCCGTGGCGGAAGTGCCGACGAACACGGTTCCGCCCGCGCTGAGCAACGCCATCCGTGAAACGGTCGGCGTTCGGATCACCGACATGCCGATCACCCCGGAAAAAATCAGAGCCGCCCTCGAAGACGACGAGTGA
- a CDS encoding (2Fe-2S)-binding protein produces the protein MQFSLTVNGESLDIEAAPDDDLASVLRREGYTGVKCGCDGGICGASKVLIEGSAEMACGKAVQEADGATIQTIEGIGSQDELHPIQQAFVDHFAVQCGFCIPGMIVQTKELLEETPDPTEAEVREAIDDNLCRCTGYQKPVEAILDAAARMNGDGAVATDGGTPSAPNACEGTERNGETNE, from the coding sequence GTGCAGTTCAGCCTGACCGTCAACGGCGAATCGCTTGACATCGAGGCAGCGCCGGACGACGATCTCGCATCGGTGCTCCGTCGCGAAGGGTACACGGGCGTGAAATGCGGCTGTGACGGTGGCATCTGCGGGGCTTCGAAGGTCCTCATCGAAGGGAGCGCCGAGATGGCGTGTGGAAAAGCCGTCCAGGAAGCTGATGGCGCAACGATCCAGACGATCGAAGGCATCGGTAGTCAGGACGAGCTCCATCCGATCCAGCAGGCGTTCGTCGACCACTTCGCAGTTCAGTGTGGGTTCTGTATCCCGGGAATGATCGTCCAGACGAAGGAACTGCTCGAGGAGACTCCCGACCCGACCGAAGCGGAGGTTCGGGAGGCTATCGACGACAATCTGTGTCGGTGTACCGGATATCAGAAACCCGTCGAAGCGATACTCGACGCCGCAGCGCGAATGAACGGTGACGGGGCCGTCGCGACGGATGGCGGCACGCCGTCTGCCCCAAACGCTTGCGAGGGAACCGAACGCAACGGTGAGACGAATGAGTAA
- the npdG gene encoding NADPH-dependent F420 reductase, producing the protein MEIALLGGTGDIGEGLALRWARDTEHSVVIGSRDPEKATSRANDYDELLSARGVDIDVTGVGNEEAAATADVVVVSVPPEYATDTVDTIASQLDDETVLVSPAVAMRRDGAGFHYEAPEAGSVAEAIEDTAPNDVPIVGAFQNLAAGALSDLDRDLAADVIVTSDDAEAKALVSSLAAEIDGLRALDGGPLAVTALVESMTPLLINLAMNNDGMHDLGVRFQ; encoded by the coding sequence ATGGAGATTGCACTCCTCGGCGGAACTGGCGATATCGGTGAAGGACTCGCTCTGCGGTGGGCTCGTGACACCGAGCATAGCGTCGTAATCGGCTCGAGAGACCCGGAGAAGGCAACGAGCCGGGCGAACGATTACGACGAACTCCTTTCGGCTCGTGGTGTCGATATCGACGTAACCGGTGTTGGCAACGAGGAAGCCGCGGCGACTGCAGATGTCGTCGTCGTGAGCGTTCCGCCCGAGTACGCCACAGATACGGTCGATACCATCGCATCGCAACTCGACGACGAGACCGTTCTCGTGAGTCCCGCAGTGGCGATGCGTCGCGACGGTGCGGGCTTTCACTACGAGGCCCCAGAGGCCGGCTCGGTCGCCGAAGCGATCGAGGATACAGCACCGAACGACGTCCCAATCGTCGGTGCCTTCCAGAACCTCGCGGCCGGCGCGCTCAGTGACCTGGATCGGGACCTGGCTGCGGACGTTATCGTCACCAGCGACGACGCGGAGGCAAAAGCTCTCGTGTCATCGCTTGCGGCAGAGATCGACGGGTTGCGAGCCCTCGACGGCGGTCCGCTTGCCGTTACCGCGCTCGTCGAGAGCATGACGCCGCTCTTGATCAACCTCGCGATGAACAACGACGGAATGCACGACCTCGGCGTTCGATTTCAGTAA
- a CDS encoding Rid family detoxifying hydrolase encodes MKRILSTDEAPAAVGAYSQATTNGDVTFTAGQIPMTPDGELLDDEPIAVQTEQSLSNVEAVLAEADLEMSDVLKVTVFLDDIESFDEMNETYAEFFDDEPPARSAVEVANLPKGVGVEIEAIAAND; translated from the coding sequence ATGAAGCGTATCCTCAGTACTGACGAAGCGCCGGCTGCAGTCGGTGCGTACAGTCAAGCGACGACCAACGGCGACGTGACGTTCACTGCCGGTCAGATTCCGATGACGCCTGACGGCGAATTACTCGACGACGAACCCATCGCCGTCCAGACTGAACAGTCTCTGTCCAACGTCGAAGCCGTGCTGGCAGAAGCCGACCTCGAGATGAGCGACGTACTCAAGGTCACGGTCTTTCTCGACGACATCGAGTCCTTCGACGAGATGAACGAAACGTACGCCGAATTCTTCGATGATGAACCCCCGGCCCGGAGCGCCGTCGAGGTGGCGAACCTGCCGAAGGGCGTCGGCGTCGAAATCGAAGCGATCGCCGCAAACGACTGA
- the pdxS gene encoding pyridoxal 5'-phosphate synthase lyase subunit PdxS, with product MVNAIDPPADLEELRRGTELVKRGFARMQKGGVIMDVVDTEQARIAEDAGAVAVMALEAVPADIRKRGGVARMADPADVAEIVDSVSIPVMGKSRIGHTKEAQILEAVGVDMIDESEVLTPADDAYHIDKRDFTAPFVCGARDLGEALRRIDEGAAMIRTKGEAGTGDVNQAVHHQRTIKGAIRKLEGMSHEEREAYAREIEAPAELVHETAEMGRLPVVNFAAGGIATPADAALMMHHECDGIFVGSGIFGAENPPVMAEAIVEATNNWDDPETLAEISKNLGKGMKGDANVDLSEEEKMQGRGV from the coding sequence ATGGTGAACGCAATAGATCCACCAGCCGATCTCGAGGAACTGCGACGCGGGACCGAACTCGTCAAGCGCGGCTTCGCGCGCATGCAGAAAGGCGGCGTCATCATGGACGTCGTCGACACCGAACAGGCTCGTATCGCCGAGGACGCCGGCGCCGTCGCCGTCATGGCTCTCGAGGCCGTCCCCGCGGACATCCGCAAGCGCGGCGGCGTCGCCCGGATGGCAGACCCCGCCGACGTCGCGGAGATCGTCGACTCGGTTTCGATCCCCGTTATGGGCAAATCCCGCATCGGCCACACCAAAGAGGCCCAGATTCTCGAGGCCGTCGGTGTCGACATGATCGACGAAAGCGAGGTGCTGACGCCCGCCGACGACGCCTACCACATCGACAAGCGCGACTTCACCGCCCCGTTCGTCTGTGGCGCGCGCGACCTCGGCGAGGCGCTGCGCCGGATCGACGAAGGCGCGGCGATGATCCGCACCAAAGGCGAGGCCGGCACCGGCGACGTCAACCAGGCCGTCCACCACCAGCGCACCATCAAAGGCGCCATCCGCAAACTCGAGGGGATGAGCCACGAGGAGCGCGAAGCTTACGCCCGCGAGATCGAAGCGCCCGCGGAACTGGTCCACGAGACCGCCGAAATGGGCCGGCTCCCCGTCGTCAACTTCGCCGCCGGCGGCATCGCGACGCCTGCCGACGCCGCGCTCATGATGCACCACGAGTGCGACGGCATCTTCGTCGGCAGCGGCATCTTCGGCGCCGAAAACCCGCCCGTGATGGCCGAAGCGATCGTCGAAGCGACCAACAACTGGGACGACCCCGAAACGCTCGCGGAAATTTCGAAGAACCTCGGCAAGGGGATGAAAGGCGACGCGAACGTCGACCTCTCCGAGGAAGAGAAGATGCAGGGCCGGGGCGTTTGA
- a CDS encoding NCS2 family permease, translating into MSDSTDNTSRVAGFFGFEEHGTDLKTEVVAGITTFLTMSYIIVVNPAILSAAIQIDGYTDQEVFQMIAIATILSSVIGILVMALYANRPFGLAPGMGLNAYFAFTVVIGLGVPWQTALAAVFVEGIIFILLTFVGARRYIIELFPEPVKFAVGAGIGLFLLLLGLIEMNVIVAADATLVQMNDVATDPVALLSLAGLALTFILYAKGITGAIIMGIITTALAGWGLTLGGVVDRGVLAPENLSSAQYDISPLFGAFIDGFSEIEPATFALVVFTFFFVDFFDTAGTLIGVSQFGGFLDENGDLPEMEKPLMADAVGTTAGAILGTSTVTTFVESSAGIEEGGRTGMTALVAGILFLLSLLAVPLITAIPQYASYLALVVVGLIMLGSVTDIDWDNPAWLIPSGLTITVMPLTASVADGLAAGIVTYPIVKAAMGELDDVRPGQWLLAVAFIFYYYITAGGVISGT; encoded by the coding sequence ATGTCAGATTCAACTGACAATACTTCGCGGGTGGCGGGGTTCTTCGGGTTCGAAGAACACGGTACCGACCTGAAAACAGAGGTGGTGGCAGGAATCACGACGTTCCTCACGATGTCGTACATCATCGTCGTCAACCCTGCAATTCTCTCCGCGGCGATTCAGATAGATGGCTACACCGATCAGGAAGTCTTCCAGATGATCGCCATCGCGACGATTCTATCGTCAGTGATTGGCATTCTCGTCATGGCCCTGTACGCGAATCGACCGTTCGGATTGGCGCCGGGGATGGGGCTGAACGCGTACTTCGCGTTCACGGTCGTCATCGGACTCGGTGTCCCGTGGCAAACGGCGCTTGCGGCCGTCTTCGTCGAGGGGATCATTTTCATCCTGTTGACGTTCGTGGGCGCGAGACGATACATCATCGAACTGTTCCCGGAACCGGTCAAGTTCGCCGTCGGTGCAGGTATCGGGTTGTTCCTCCTGTTGCTCGGCCTCATCGAGATGAACGTGATCGTTGCGGCCGACGCGACGCTGGTCCAGATGAACGACGTGGCGACTGACCCCGTTGCGCTCCTTTCGCTTGCGGGTCTCGCGTTGACCTTCATTCTCTACGCGAAGGGAATTACTGGTGCGATAATCATGGGGATAATTACGACTGCGCTTGCGGGCTGGGGCCTCACGCTCGGCGGCGTAGTCGACCGCGGGGTACTCGCGCCAGAAAATCTCTCCTCGGCACAGTACGACATATCGCCGCTGTTCGGTGCGTTCATCGACGGCTTCAGCGAGATCGAACCGGCAACGTTCGCGCTGGTCGTGTTCACGTTCTTCTTCGTCGACTTTTTCGACACTGCGGGCACGCTCATCGGTGTCTCGCAGTTCGGCGGATTCCTCGACGAAAACGGTGACTTGCCCGAGATGGAGAAGCCGCTCATGGCCGACGCAGTCGGAACCACTGCCGGTGCGATACTCGGGACGTCGACGGTGACGACCTTCGTCGAGAGTTCGGCGGGGATTGAGGAAGGGGGCCGGACTGGGATGACGGCGCTCGTCGCCGGCATCCTCTTTCTGTTGTCCCTGCTCGCTGTCCCCCTGATCACAGCGATTCCGCAGTACGCGTCTTATCTCGCGCTGGTCGTCGTCGGGCTCATTATGCTGGGCAGTGTGACGGATATCGACTGGGACAATCCGGCCTGGCTCATCCCGAGCGGACTCACCATCACCGTCATGCCGCTTACAGCTTCCGTTGCCGACGGACTTGCGGCGGGAATCGTCACTTATCCGATCGTCAAAGCAGCGATGGGTGAACTGGATGACGTCCGCCCAGGTCAGTGGCTTCTGGCTGTGGCGTTTATTTTCTATTACTACATCACCGCAGGAGGTGTAATATCTGGTACATAA
- a CDS encoding uracil-xanthine permease family protein — protein MSSSDGSIDLAYELEDKPPIPEALLLGLQHVSAMFVPTIAVAIIVAGAVGVSSGDTTYLIQMVLVFSGLATLVQVFPFGPVGAKLPIVMGTSFAFVGAAIAIGSQYGLDAVFGAVVIGALVEILIGWQYDRIKTLFPPLVTGLIVMILGLYLIPVGMDYMAGGVGASDYGSYTNLGLALLVLGVTVGMNLFMDGIWRLLSILIGIVVGYIAAVALGVVDFSTVADAGWFALPIPGRFGFQFEPVAILTITAIHITAAIESIGDMSGITAAEGRNPDNDEISGGLFVDGLGSSIGAIFGAFPLTTFSQNVGIINFTGVMSRYVVGISGAVLLVLGFIPKVSAVVATIPSAVLGGAVIVMFGMVMASGLRLIFLNERMNRRNMVIIAVSIGLGLGVEVRAEIFEAMPTGVRIFFGNAIIMTAICAVLLNTLVPRPDGEYEMGLEEPVDGDDPSPAEPTAMNED, from the coding sequence ATGTCATCCAGTGATGGGTCGATCGATCTGGCGTATGAACTAGAAGACAAACCGCCGATACCGGAGGCGCTTTTACTCGGATTGCAACACGTATCGGCGATGTTCGTCCCGACGATTGCGGTGGCAATCATCGTCGCCGGTGCAGTCGGGGTCAGCAGCGGTGACACGACGTACCTCATCCAGATGGTCCTGGTATTCTCCGGGTTGGCCACGCTCGTTCAGGTCTTCCCGTTTGGACCGGTCGGTGCGAAACTTCCGATCGTGATGGGGACGAGTTTCGCGTTCGTCGGCGCGGCGATAGCCATCGGCAGTCAGTACGGGCTCGATGCGGTCTTCGGTGCGGTCGTCATCGGTGCGCTGGTCGAGATTCTGATCGGCTGGCAGTACGATCGGATCAAAACTCTGTTCCCACCGCTCGTTACTGGCCTCATCGTCATGATCCTCGGTCTCTACCTGATCCCGGTCGGGATGGACTACATGGCAGGCGGGGTCGGCGCGTCCGATTACGGTTCATACACGAACCTCGGCCTCGCATTGCTCGTCCTGGGTGTCACCGTCGGAATGAACCTGTTTATGGACGGAATCTGGCGGCTTCTCAGCATTCTGATTGGAATCGTCGTCGGCTACATCGCCGCCGTCGCCCTGGGCGTCGTAGATTTCTCCACTGTCGCGGACGCGGGCTGGTTCGCACTCCCGATTCCGGGCCGATTCGGGTTCCAGTTCGAACCGGTCGCCATCCTGACGATCACCGCGATTCACATCACAGCTGCGATAGAATCCATCGGGGATATGTCCGGAATCACGGCTGCAGAAGGACGAAACCCTGACAATGACGAAATTAGTGGCGGCCTCTTCGTCGACGGTCTCGGCAGTTCGATCGGCGCCATTTTCGGCGCGTTCCCGCTGACGACGTTCTCACAGAACGTCGGAATAATCAACTTCACTGGCGTTATGAGCCGCTATGTGGTCGGCATTAGCGGTGCCGTGTTGCTGGTTCTCGGATTCATTCCGAAGGTCAGCGCCGTCGTCGCGACGATCCCAAGCGCCGTTCTCGGCGGTGCGGTGATCGTCATGTTCGGTATGGTGATGGCGAGCGGCCTCCGGCTCATCTTCTTGAACGAACGCATGAACCGCCGGAACATGGTGATCATAGCCGTCTCGATCGGTCTCGGTCTCGGCGTCGAAGTTCGAGCCGAAATCTTCGAAGCGATGCCGACCGGGGTCCGCATTTTCTTCGGCAACGCGATTATCATGACCGCGATCTGTGCGGTCCTGCTCAATACGCTCGTCCCGCGCCCGGACGGAGAGTACGAGATGGGACTCGAAGAGCCGGTCGACGGCGACGATCCATCACCGGCGGAACCCACTGCCATGAACGAAGACTAA
- the ade gene encoding adenine deaminase: MNRVDTLVRGTLVNVNTGSLEDRAIAIDDGEIVALEERPADRELEAEYVAPGLIDAHVHVESSMVTVPQYGEALVPRGVTSIIHDPHEIANVLGADGVRAAFEDATQTPLKVRFGVPSSVPASNLQDGGATLDADDVSPLLDHELVVALAEVMDLPALVGGDEDLHAKIGAARERGLTVDGHLPRVSGSDLQEAARYLDNDHESITEAEAREKVDLGFRVYLREGSSTKNLADLVSLVDDVPTRRLSLCTDDRDVVDLVENGGVDFAVRKAIDEGVDPVEAVQMATLNTAESYDLPFGRIEPGAPADLVLLDDLESWSVDHVLVDGRLDPTSTQRDPPSTALSTGTVDFAPVAEPDLALPAPESASETATVRVIDLVGGIQTGRAEASLPVDDGTIQPAPDEDVLPIAVIERHGRDAGIGRGFVEGLGLERGAIGSTVAHDAHNCVVAGTSYDAMARVANHLRAVDGGIAVCDPEREGDDISAIPLPVAGLMSDEPLTDVFEQFKSVTARAEDLGLDRHGLMTLSFLALEVIPEYRLTNRGLVDVERWDHVDAVVE, encoded by the coding sequence ATGAACCGCGTCGACACACTCGTTCGGGGAACGCTCGTCAACGTCAACACCGGGTCCCTCGAAGACCGGGCGATCGCCATAGACGATGGGGAAATAGTCGCGCTCGAGGAGCGGCCGGCAGATCGGGAACTCGAGGCCGAATACGTCGCTCCGGGATTGATCGACGCACACGTACACGTCGAGTCGAGCATGGTCACGGTGCCTCAGTACGGCGAAGCACTGGTGCCTCGCGGGGTGACAAGTATCATCCACGACCCCCACGAAATCGCGAACGTCCTCGGCGCCGACGGCGTCCGGGCCGCCTTCGAAGACGCGACGCAAACCCCGTTGAAGGTCAGGTTCGGCGTCCCGTCGAGCGTGCCCGCTTCGAATTTGCAGGACGGCGGTGCGACGCTCGACGCCGACGACGTCTCGCCGCTGCTCGATCACGAACTGGTCGTCGCACTCGCGGAGGTGATGGACCTGCCCGCTCTCGTCGGGGGCGACGAGGACCTGCACGCGAAAATCGGTGCCGCGCGTGAGCGCGGGCTCACGGTCGACGGACACCTTCCGCGGGTGTCCGGTTCGGACCTGCAGGAGGCTGCACGATACCTCGACAACGATCACGAGAGTATTACCGAGGCCGAGGCACGCGAGAAAGTCGACCTCGGATTCCGCGTCTACCTGCGCGAAGGATCGTCGACGAAGAACCTCGCCGACCTCGTGAGTCTCGTCGACGACGTTCCCACGCGTCGGCTGTCGCTGTGTACGGACGACCGCGACGTAGTCGATCTGGTCGAAAACGGCGGCGTCGACTTCGCGGTGCGAAAGGCGATCGACGAGGGCGTCGACCCTGTCGAAGCCGTCCAGATGGCGACGCTGAACACGGCCGAGTCCTACGACCTTCCGTTCGGACGGATCGAACCGGGTGCGCCAGCCGATCTCGTCTTGCTCGACGACCTCGAGTCGTGGAGCGTCGATCACGTCCTCGTCGATGGACGGCTCGATCCGACGAGCACTCAGCGCGATCCACCATCGACCGCACTCTCGACGGGGACCGTGGATTTCGCTCCGGTTGCGGAGCCCGATCTCGCGCTCCCCGCCCCTGAATCGGCGTCGGAGACGGCCACCGTCCGCGTAATCGACCTCGTCGGGGGGATTCAGACGGGACGTGCCGAAGCGTCACTTCCCGTCGACGACGGTACGATCCAACCGGCACCCGACGAGGACGTGCTTCCGATCGCGGTCATCGAACGGCACGGCCGCGACGCCGGCATCGGCCGCGGCTTCGTCGAGGGGCTCGGCCTCGAGCGCGGGGCGATCGGGTCGACGGTCGCACACGACGCACACAACTGCGTCGTTGCGGGAACGTCCTACGATGCGATGGCTCGAGTTGCGAATCATCTCCGAGCGGTCGACGGTGGTATCGCGGTGTGCGATCCCGAACGTGAGGGTGACGACATTTCGGCGATTCCGTTGCCCGTGGCCGGGTTAATGTCGGACGAGCCGTTGACTGACGTCTTCGAGCAGTTCAAATCGGTCACCGCCCGGGCGGAAGACCTCGGCCTCGACCGCCACGGTCTGATGACGCTTTCGTTCCTCGCTCTCGAGGTGATCCCGGAGTACCGGTTGACGAACCGGGGGCTCGTCGACGTCGAGCGCTGGGACCACGTCGACGCAGTGGTCGAGTGA
- a CDS encoding DsrE/DsrF/TusD sulfur relay family protein: protein MIHVGFLLTGGPFDSERWRTAYELGRAALDAGHEVTYFHYLDGAYVPVADQHLPDCSEAGLYDEMPTDKFQDLIDDGAEVICCGLCVNARGIDAETDYPDGVEVGLLPDLADILGEADRVISL, encoded by the coding sequence ATGATCCACGTCGGGTTTCTGCTTACCGGTGGCCCCTTCGATAGCGAACGGTGGCGGACAGCATACGAACTCGGCCGGGCAGCGCTCGACGCCGGTCACGAGGTCACGTACTTCCATTATCTCGACGGCGCCTACGTTCCGGTCGCCGACCAGCACCTCCCCGACTGTTCGGAGGCGGGACTGTACGACGAAATGCCGACGGATAAGTTTCAGGACCTGATCGACGACGGTGCCGAGGTGATTTGCTGCGGCCTCTGTGTGAACGCACGGGGTATCGACGCCGAAACGGACTACCCGGACGGCGTCGAAGTCGGTCTGCTGCCGGATCTGGCGGATATACTCGGCGAGGCCGATCGGGTGATCTCGCTATGA
- a CDS encoding DsrE family protein: MKRDVLVLLTRGPYGRVHVPEGLRAARGVAAGFDRHDVSVVFTQDGIYAARAAVDRDALNMTDHLIDLAEEEGELFVDEASMTARDVTPEEIAPDVGIKTGEEIASMIKQADHTLDF; the protein is encoded by the coding sequence ATGAAACGAGACGTCCTCGTCTTGCTCACGCGAGGGCCATACGGTCGCGTCCACGTCCCTGAAGGGCTTCGGGCGGCTCGTGGCGTCGCTGCCGGCTTCGATCGTCACGACGTCTCCGTCGTGTTCACGCAGGACGGTATCTACGCCGCTCGAGCGGCGGTCGACCGCGATGCGCTCAACATGACCGACCATCTCATCGACCTCGCAGAGGAAGAGGGTGAGTTGTTCGTCGACGAGGCATCGATGACGGCACGCGACGTCACACCCGAGGAAATAGCTCCCGACGTCGGCATCAAGACCGGCGAGGAGATCGCGTCGATGATCAAGCAGGCTGATCACACTCTCGACTTTTGA